A single region of the bacterium genome encodes:
- a CDS encoding transposase, which produces MALLNRRGTDLTVRPVGDTIVGALRHFDGERYLLFDYTVMPDHLHFIFKPLPGFPLSKLHHSLKSWTAHEINKRLGRTGELWENGTHREIIRSRREHEDRARYIFLNPVARGLTRKPEEWPYWGRGSGVP; this is translated from the coding sequence ATGGCGCTGCTGAACCGGCGCGGGACCGACCTGACCGTCAGGCCAGTCGGTGACACTATCGTCGGGGCGCTACGGCACTTCGATGGAGAGCGCTACCTGCTGTTTGACTACACCGTGATGCCCGACCATCTCCACTTCATCTTCAAGCCGCTGCCCGGCTTCCCGCTGAGCAAGCTGCATCATAGTCTGAAGAGCTGGACGGCGCACGAGATCAACAAGCGGCTGGGGCGTACGGGGGAACTGTGGGAGAACGGCACGCATAGGGAGATCATCCGGAGCCGGCGGGAGCATGAGGATCGGGCGCGGTATATCTTCCTCAACCCGGTTGCGCGCGGGCTGACGCGGAAGCCTGAAGAGTGGCCCTACTGGGGGCGAGGGTCGGGAGTGCCGTAG
- a CDS encoding SDR family oxidoreductase, which translates to MSVRQKFELTNRVAAVTGGARGIGRACADALQEMGCKIALLDILEDRVAQSAEEMGKGTIGVVCDVTNAASVTAAYDRVKAEFGRLDVAVNSAGICIWHEAEDMTEEEWDKVVDINLKGMFLTCQAAGRIMIAQKSGSIVNVASMSGSIANRPQCQIGYNTSKAGVMHLTRSLAVEWAQHNVRVNSISPGYTLSELTKQFPQYFDGWMPYIPMGRMADPEELVGAVVYLASDAASYTTGHDLVIDGGYTCW; encoded by the coding sequence ATGTCCGTAAGACAGAAGTTTGAGCTGACCAACCGCGTCGCGGCCGTCACTGGCGGCGCTCGGGGTATCGGCCGCGCTTGCGCCGACGCCCTGCAGGAGATGGGCTGCAAGATCGCCCTGCTGGACATCCTCGAGGACCGTGTCGCCCAGTCGGCGGAGGAGATGGGCAAGGGCACCATCGGCGTCGTGTGCGACGTCACGAACGCCGCGAGCGTCACGGCGGCCTACGACCGGGTCAAAGCCGAGTTCGGCCGGCTCGACGTAGCGGTCAACAGCGCCGGCATCTGCATCTGGCACGAGGCGGAGGACATGACCGAGGAGGAGTGGGACAAGGTCGTGGACATCAACCTCAAGGGCATGTTCCTGACCTGCCAGGCCGCCGGGCGCATCATGATCGCCCAGAAGTCCGGCTCAATCGTCAACGTCGCCTCGATGTCGGGAAGCATCGCCAACCGCCCCCAATGCCAGATCGGCTACAACACCTCGAAGGCCGGGGTCATGCACCTGACCCGCAGCCTCGCCGTCGAGTGGGCCCAGCACAACGTCCGCGTCAACAGCATCAGCCCCGGCTACACACTAAGCGAGCTGACCAAGCAGTTCCCGCAGTACTTTGACGGCTGGATGCCCTACATCCCGATGGGCCGCATGGCCGACCCGGAGGAACTCGTCGGTGCGGTCGTCTACCTGGCCTCCGACGCAGCCAGCTACACCACGGGGCATGACCTCGTCATTGACGGCGGGTATACGTGCTGGTGA
- a CDS encoding DUF4838 domain-containing protein codes for MRSLGYILVLLLVSGVACADLTLVRDGHPAAAIVLQSKPSDAAQLAAAKLQTVLEKMSGARLPIVQDPAPVPAGLLAVKIISGAVNGKPNGFPPVMAPEELRLKAGDGVLTLMGCDWSATGFGLQGTLWAALELLERLGCRWLWPGELGEVIPQRKTVTVHADLDYRFTPPVIQRHIRSLKWNVRQQPGLEKLGLTREQYEAFLQSGYDWWVNNRDGKQGEMSYGHAFGDYWERFGKDHPDWFAQQPNGSRDQGAKSPERARLCVSNPGLQQQVAADAIAKLKANPALYCASISPNDGGPQYFCTCPACEAWDAKDGPVLDMRIGGDNRHVSLTDRYVKFYNAVAEIVSKELPDRKLGAYAYSAYRTPPLHVALHPNVFIGYVGFTYLSDAARQESQEAWLAWAKAAPGGLFLRPNLFMTGMGFPVFYPHRLGADLKLCAQNGMKVTDFDTCFNHWALNGIDYYITARLIWDPSRSVDDIIDDYCQAGWGPAARPVRQYLDAVEKVCDKLAASNQYEGYRVNQGLLASQFSDAFLAELNGTLDEAKQLAGADEKIKQRVEFLRIGVDYARVNRDVVLTQEALKAGQGDKAALTAAAKAAAEAKLNYMKSLGLNWGINQAYLMFYGV; via the coding sequence ATGCGGAGTCTGGGCTACATTCTGGTTCTGCTGCTCGTCAGTGGCGTCGCCTGTGCCGACCTGACCCTCGTCAGGGACGGCCACCCGGCGGCCGCCATTGTGCTCCAGTCCAAGCCCTCCGACGCGGCGCAACTGGCCGCGGCGAAGCTGCAGACCGTGCTGGAGAAGATGAGCGGGGCCAGGCTGCCCATCGTTCAGGACCCCGCACCGGTACCGGCGGGTCTGCTGGCCGTCAAGATCATCTCGGGCGCTGTCAACGGCAAGCCCAACGGCTTCCCGCCGGTTATGGCGCCTGAAGAACTGCGGCTGAAGGCCGGCGACGGCGTGCTGACGCTGATGGGCTGTGACTGGAGCGCCACGGGCTTCGGCCTGCAGGGCACGCTGTGGGCCGCCCTGGAGCTGCTCGAGCGCCTCGGCTGCCGCTGGCTGTGGCCCGGGGAGTTGGGCGAGGTCATCCCCCAGCGGAAAACCGTCACCGTGCATGCTGATCTCGACTACCGCTTCACCCCGCCCGTCATCCAGCGCCACATCCGCTCCCTGAAGTGGAACGTGCGTCAGCAGCCCGGCCTCGAGAAGCTGGGCCTCACCCGGGAGCAGTACGAGGCCTTCCTGCAGTCGGGCTATGACTGGTGGGTCAACAATCGTGACGGCAAGCAGGGGGAGATGAGCTACGGCCACGCCTTCGGCGACTACTGGGAGCGGTTCGGCAAGGACCATCCCGACTGGTTCGCCCAGCAGCCCAACGGTAGCCGCGACCAGGGAGCCAAGTCGCCCGAGCGCGCCCGGCTGTGCGTCTCGAACCCCGGCCTGCAGCAGCAAGTGGCCGCTGACGCCATCGCCAAGCTGAAGGCCAATCCGGCCCTGTACTGTGCCTCGATCTCGCCGAATGACGGCGGGCCGCAGTACTTCTGCACCTGTCCCGCCTGCGAGGCATGGGACGCCAAGGACGGCCCGGTGCTGGACATGCGCATCGGCGGGGACAACCGGCACGTCTCCCTCACCGACCGCTACGTCAAGTTCTACAACGCCGTGGCGGAGATCGTGTCCAAGGAGTTGCCGGACCGCAAGTTGGGCGCCTATGCCTACTCGGCCTATCGCACCCCGCCCCTGCACGTGGCGCTGCACCCGAACGTCTTCATCGGCTACGTGGGTTTCACGTACCTGAGCGACGCGGCGCGACAGGAGTCGCAGGAGGCCTGGCTGGCGTGGGCCAAGGCCGCGCCCGGCGGGCTGTTCCTGCGCCCCAACCTGTTCATGACCGGCATGGGCTTCCCGGTCTTCTACCCGCATCGCCTGGGCGCGGACCTGAAGCTGTGCGCCCAGAATGGCATGAAGGTGACGGACTTCGACACCTGCTTCAACCACTGGGCGCTCAATGGGATTGACTACTACATCACCGCCCGGCTGATCTGGGACCCGTCGCGCAGCGTGGACGACATCATTGACGACTACTGCCAGGCCGGCTGGGGCCCGGCGGCCCGGCCGGTGCGGCAGTACCTCGACGCCGTCGAGAAGGTGTGCGACAAGCTCGCGGCGAGCAATCAGTACGAGGGCTACCGGGTCAACCAGGGGCTCCTGGCGTCACAGTTCAGCGATGCCTTCCTGGCGGAGCTGAACGGCACCCTCGACGAGGCGAAGCAGCTTGCCGGCGCGGACGAGAAGATCAAGCAGCGGGTGGAGTTCCTGCGCATCGGGGTGGACTATGCCCGGGTCAACCGCGACGTAGTGCTGACGCAGGAGGCGCTGAAGGCGGGGCAGGGGGACAAGGCGGCACTCACCGCCGCGGCCAAGGCCGCCGCCGAGGCCAAGCTCAACTACATGAAGTCCCTGGGGCTCAACTGGGGAATCAATCAGGCGTATCTGATGTTCTATGGTGTGTAG
- a CDS encoding type II toxin-antitoxin system VapB family antitoxin has translation MVLDDALIEEARRLTGLQAKREIVEEALRTLVRVREQQQALALFGKLPWDGDLAEIRRGRNLTVGE, from the coding sequence ATCGTGCTGGATGATGCGCTGATCGAGGAGGCGCGGCGTCTTACCGGTCTTCAGGCCAAGCGCGAGATCGTGGAGGAGGCTCTCCGAACGCTCGTGCGGGTCCGGGAGCAGCAGCAGGCTCTGGCTCTGTTCGGCAAGCTGCCGTGGGACGGGGACCTGGCGGAGATCCGGCGCGGACGCAACCTCACGGTGGGTGAGTGA
- a CDS encoding nucleotidyltransferase domain-containing protein, with protein MADALFPAVRQGVLSALLTQPTRELHLREIARRAGLAPATVQREVVALTRAGILARRTAGRQVFYRANPQCPIVPELQGLMLKTVGLASVLAEALAPLGERVQYAAVFGSTAAGTALADSDVDLLVVGDVTLIELVSHLREARERLGREINIVSMSRTSLAAAVRDGEAFITNVLNGPHIALKGEWDELGRLAGSAATAAVPSVSGGDG; from the coding sequence ATGGCAGACGCTCTGTTCCCCGCGGTTCGCCAGGGGGTGCTGTCTGCACTGCTCACCCAGCCCACGCGTGAGCTGCACCTCCGGGAGATTGCGCGGCGGGCGGGGCTGGCGCCGGCGACGGTTCAGCGAGAGGTCGTGGCCCTAACACGGGCCGGGATCCTGGCGCGGCGCACCGCCGGCCGGCAGGTCTTCTACCGGGCCAATCCGCAATGTCCCATCGTGCCCGAGCTTCAGGGCCTGATGCTCAAGACCGTTGGGCTGGCGAGCGTGCTGGCGGAGGCGCTCGCCCCGTTGGGAGAGCGGGTGCAGTATGCCGCTGTCTTCGGCTCGACTGCCGCGGGCACGGCCCTGGCAGACAGCGACGTGGACTTGCTCGTGGTCGGGGATGTGACGCTGATCGAGTTGGTCAGCCACCTGCGAGAGGCACGCGAGAGACTCGGGCGCGAGATCAACATCGTGAGCATGAGCAGAACGTCGTTGGCGGCCGCGGTCCGCGACGGGGAAGCCTTCATCACCAACGTCCTGAACGGGCCGCACATCGCGCTCAAGGGGGAATGGGATGAACTTGGACGACTTGCTGGCTCAGCAGCGACTGCAGCCGTACCGAGTGTCAGTGGAGGAGATGGCTGA
- a CDS encoding extracellular solute-binding protein produces the protein MRTRQYVATGVPGLDELFGGGLRQGSCALVEGIPGVGKTTVGVQFVVAGALADEPGIIVTFEQVPEQLYRDGSTFGWDLHQLEAEDRLRVVCTSPEVFLDQLSDVGGMMDTLVTEIGARRLLVDSVAHLAHVTARAGQLRPLVYGMLSGIRRAGLTALITKEVESAVPDTIPFEEYLVDAVVRLSYEMSDAMYRQRFIEVVKARGQKHSAGRHPLTIGHGGVCIYPRYETAGGPAQIPAPAAAARCSTGITALDAMLCGGLSQGYATLVAGSAGVGKTSLALQFIAAGARAGEPGIFLTFEEDLPKLGDLAAGFGIELADLQAQGTFHLMRRSPLHLLPEQLTQDLVAEIKRLGARRVVVDSLTDLSMSVTDHRRLREVVFVLSEALHEAGVTSLFTTEVPELFGQTYVSSEHISIIVDGIILMKYVEMESEIQRALSVLKMRGCDHDKGIWRYTIDGTGIHIRNRFEGASGVLAGSPVQTPITLSVRSFTEFDEALNEELMSRFSQLHPRVQPVSLSIPYNPDEVFDTVRTASQASDTSLSVAPLCLYWMRDLLETGRFMSLDSIASPAELSMHMPQLLELGQVDGTLYAMPAMALCGVLLYRKDLLEEHGFTQPPHTWEELIHQAQTVLTNENNPNLIGLQFPGYRYEGLATSFLQNLWSNGGDVLVDGEVALASEQARQAAQHMRDLIATHQIAPANVTTAAHGMEPQADFLAGRTLFLIMLPTVAQACQRESSHLRGKVGIAPHPIGPLGTDSVTFLGGWHYGIPRGARAPETAGNFIRFMTSYEIQRERSLRGGPMPTIPELYTDPEIVAFNPDYPLLGRLLKTARNRNAVPHYPQVSRLIQAHLHKVLNGEAETEAALTSLAEAVRSVLGNR, from the coding sequence GTGAGGACAAGACAGTACGTTGCCACGGGCGTGCCCGGCCTGGACGAACTGTTCGGCGGCGGTCTCCGCCAGGGCTCGTGTGCGCTGGTGGAGGGCATTCCGGGGGTTGGCAAGACCACCGTCGGGGTGCAGTTCGTCGTGGCCGGTGCTCTCGCCGACGAGCCGGGCATCATCGTCACCTTCGAGCAGGTCCCCGAGCAGCTCTATCGGGATGGGAGCACCTTCGGCTGGGACCTGCACCAACTGGAGGCGGAAGACCGTCTCCGCGTCGTCTGCACCTCCCCGGAAGTCTTCCTGGACCAGCTCAGTGACGTCGGCGGGATGATGGACACCCTCGTCACCGAGATTGGCGCCCGGCGGCTTCTGGTGGACAGCGTGGCGCACCTGGCACATGTCACGGCCCGGGCTGGGCAACTCCGGCCTCTTGTCTACGGCATGCTCAGCGGCATTCGCCGCGCCGGCCTGACCGCCCTCATCACCAAGGAAGTCGAGTCCGCCGTCCCCGACACGATCCCCTTCGAGGAGTACCTCGTAGACGCCGTGGTCCGTCTATCGTACGAGATGAGCGACGCGATGTACCGGCAGCGGTTCATCGAGGTCGTCAAGGCACGCGGCCAGAAGCACTCGGCGGGACGGCACCCGCTGACCATCGGGCACGGCGGCGTGTGCATCTACCCGCGCTACGAGACCGCGGGAGGCCCCGCTCAGATTCCCGCGCCCGCGGCTGCGGCGCGCTGCAGTACCGGCATCACCGCCCTGGACGCCATGCTCTGCGGTGGGCTGTCGCAGGGCTACGCCACCCTCGTGGCGGGCAGCGCGGGCGTGGGCAAGACGTCCCTGGCCTTGCAGTTCATCGCCGCCGGAGCGCGCGCCGGGGAGCCCGGCATCTTCCTCACCTTTGAGGAGGACCTGCCCAAGCTGGGCGACCTGGCCGCCGGCTTCGGCATCGAGCTGGCCGACCTGCAGGCGCAGGGCACCTTCCACCTGATGCGGCGCTCGCCCCTGCACCTGCTGCCCGAGCAGTTGACCCAGGACCTGGTGGCCGAGATCAAGCGTCTGGGGGCGCGCCGCGTCGTCGTGGACAGCCTCACCGACCTGAGCATGAGCGTGACGGACCACCGCCGTCTGCGCGAGGTCGTCTTCGTCCTGAGCGAGGCCCTGCACGAGGCGGGGGTCACCTCCCTGTTCACCACGGAGGTCCCCGAGCTTTTCGGCCAGACGTATGTCAGCTCCGAACACATCTCCATCATCGTGGATGGCATCATCCTGATGAAGTACGTGGAGATGGAGAGCGAGATACAGCGGGCCCTGTCGGTGCTCAAGATGCGCGGCTGCGACCACGACAAGGGCATCTGGCGCTACACGATTGACGGTACCGGCATCCACATCCGCAACCGCTTCGAGGGCGCCAGCGGCGTGCTGGCCGGCAGCCCGGTGCAGACGCCGATCACCCTCTCCGTGCGCAGCTTCACGGAGTTCGACGAGGCGCTCAACGAGGAGCTGATGAGCCGCTTCTCGCAGCTCCATCCCCGGGTCCAGCCTGTGTCGCTCAGCATTCCGTACAACCCGGACGAGGTCTTTGACACGGTGCGGACCGCCAGCCAGGCTTCCGACACCAGCCTGAGCGTCGCCCCGCTGTGCCTGTACTGGATGCGCGACCTGCTGGAGACAGGCCGCTTCATGTCCCTGGACAGCATCGCCAGCCCGGCGGAGCTGAGCATGCACATGCCGCAGTTGCTGGAGCTGGGCCAGGTGGACGGGACGCTCTACGCCATGCCGGCCATGGCTCTGTGCGGCGTGCTGCTATACCGCAAGGACCTGCTGGAGGAGCATGGCTTCACCCAGCCCCCGCACACCTGGGAGGAGCTGATCCACCAGGCCCAGACCGTCCTGACCAACGAGAACAACCCCAACCTCATCGGCCTGCAGTTCCCCGGCTACCGCTACGAGGGCCTCGCCACCTCGTTCCTGCAGAACCTGTGGAGCAACGGCGGGGACGTGCTCGTGGACGGGGAGGTGGCGCTGGCGTCGGAGCAGGCCCGGCAGGCCGCCCAGCACATGCGGGACCTGATCGCCACGCACCAGATCGCCCCCGCGAACGTCACCACGGCCGCGCACGGCATGGAGCCGCAGGCGGACTTCCTGGCCGGGCGCACGCTCTTCCTGATCATGCTGCCAACGGTGGCCCAGGCCTGCCAGCGGGAGAGCTCGCACCTGCGTGGCAAGGTGGGCATTGCTCCGCATCCCATCGGCCCGCTCGGCACCGATTCAGTCACCTTCCTGGGCGGCTGGCACTATGGCATCCCCCGGGGAGCGCGCGCCCCGGAGACCGCCGGCAACTTCATCCGCTTCATGACCAGCTACGAGATCCAGCGCGAGCGTTCGCTGCGGGGCGGGCCGATGCCCACCATCCCCGAGCTGTACACCGACCCGGAGATCGTGGCCTTCAACCCCGACTACCCGCTGCTGGGGCGTCTGCTGAAGACCGCCCGCAACCGCAACGCCGTCCCCCACTACCCCCAGGTCTCCCGCCTCATCCAGGCCCACCTGCACAAGGTGCTGAACGGCGAGGCAGAGACGGAAGCCGCCCTGACCAGTCTGGCCGAGGCGGTCCGCTCCGTGCTCGGGAACCGCTAG
- a CDS encoding right-handed parallel beta-helix repeat-containing protein, whose protein sequence is MKQTVYSIAVVLIMAAQATAGPLRLEVSTQNRFKTVAAALERAREEHKKNPEREVIISMPAGYLPMEAPLVLGPEDSYVTLQGNSMGSTILGGGRPIRGWHPLEEGRLWAADLPEVKEGKWDFRSLTINGKWRQRAYLPRTGFFEHLSEYKEPWRSTTGGGFGTVPVELKRTMVYKPEDLGSWLSQANAELVIYHSWDMSHARVEANDPVTHTLTLTPPLGYPAGAFGIHRYRVENIAEGMHTPGLWYLDRENGQVVYWPLPGEDMARSVAVAPRWSELVKIEGKPDQPVRHVRLTGLALVDTNVSWKSPGFGAAGISETAMTVSNGQDCSLDHLAFRFLGGNAIKLSGGSGNRVSQCGIGYVGASGIVAGGTAEPGVGDNLAIEDNHLQHIGLIYPGAIALRVGNVANARLCRNLIHDVGYSGICFSCEKKGAPNNGLIENNHIYRVMTALNDGAAIYLGNKLDGCVVRGNVCHDIHGLTGMGWGIYPDEQSCFLTVTGNLVYRCLGSFHVHMAHDIKFENNIAVNGDSYQVSLPRSSNISFAYNIFVCDGEPVLSNSITNPKDHVGQSDFNLFWDVSGNKPPLGKPTWEAWTGLGLDTHSVFADPLFVDSAHDNYDLKPDSPALKLGFVKLDLSRVPYEKE, encoded by the coding sequence ATGAAACAGACTGTCTACTCCATTGCGGTGGTGCTCATCATGGCTGCACAGGCTACGGCTGGCCCCTTGCGGCTGGAGGTCTCCACGCAGAACCGCTTCAAGACCGTCGCCGCGGCCCTGGAGCGGGCGCGCGAGGAGCACAAGAAGAACCCCGAGCGCGAGGTCATCATCAGCATGCCCGCCGGGTACCTCCCCATGGAAGCGCCGCTGGTGCTGGGGCCCGAGGACAGCTACGTGACCTTGCAGGGCAACTCGATGGGCAGCACGATCCTGGGCGGCGGCCGGCCCATTCGCGGCTGGCATCCCCTGGAGGAAGGGCGGCTCTGGGCTGCAGACCTGCCCGAGGTCAAGGAGGGCAAGTGGGACTTCCGCTCGCTCACGATCAACGGCAAGTGGCGCCAGCGGGCATACCTGCCCCGCACGGGTTTCTTCGAGCACCTCAGCGAGTACAAGGAGCCCTGGCGCAGCACCACCGGGGGCGGCTTCGGGACGGTGCCTGTCGAGCTGAAGCGGACGATGGTCTACAAACCCGAGGACCTCGGCTCCTGGCTGTCGCAGGCGAACGCCGAGTTGGTCATCTACCACTCCTGGGACATGTCCCACGCCCGCGTGGAAGCCAACGACCCCGTGACCCACACGCTGACCCTCACGCCGCCCCTGGGCTATCCGGCCGGGGCCTTCGGCATCCACCGCTACCGGGTCGAGAACATCGCCGAGGGCATGCACACGCCCGGGCTGTGGTACCTGGACCGGGAGAACGGGCAGGTCGTGTACTGGCCGCTGCCGGGGGAGGACATGGCCCGCTCCGTGGCCGTCGCGCCCAGATGGAGCGAGTTGGTGAAGATCGAGGGGAAGCCGGACCAGCCCGTGCGGCATGTGCGCCTCACCGGCCTGGCACTGGTGGACACCAACGTGTCGTGGAAGTCCCCCGGCTTCGGGGCGGCCGGCATCAGCGAGACGGCCATGACCGTCAGCAACGGCCAGGACTGCAGTCTGGACCACTTGGCCTTCCGCTTCCTGGGCGGCAACGCCATCAAGCTCAGCGGCGGGAGCGGCAACCGCGTGTCCCAGTGCGGCATCGGCTATGTGGGCGCCTCGGGCATTGTCGCGGGTGGCACGGCCGAGCCCGGCGTGGGGGACAACCTGGCCATCGAGGACAACCACCTGCAGCACATCGGGCTGATCTATCCCGGCGCCATCGCCCTGCGGGTGGGCAATGTCGCCAACGCGCGGCTATGCCGCAACCTGATCCACGACGTGGGCTACAGCGGCATCTGCTTCAGTTGCGAGAAGAAGGGCGCACCCAACAACGGTCTGATCGAGAACAACCACATCTACCGGGTGATGACCGCGCTCAACGACGGGGCGGCCATCTACCTGGGCAACAAGCTCGACGGCTGCGTCGTGCGTGGCAACGTTTGCCACGACATCCACGGCCTGACGGGCATGGGCTGGGGCATCTACCCCGACGAGCAGAGCTGCTTCCTGACCGTAACCGGCAACCTCGTCTACCGCTGCCTGGGCAGCTTCCACGTCCACATGGCCCATGACATCAAGTTCGAGAACAACATCGCCGTGAACGGCGACAGCTACCAGGTGTCGCTGCCCAGGTCCAGCAACATCTCGTTCGCCTACAACATCTTCGTCTGCGACGGGGAGCCGGTGCTGTCGAACTCCATCACAAACCCGAAGGACCATGTAGGGCAGTCGGACTTCAACCTCTTCTGGGATGTGAGCGGCAACAAGCCGCCGCTGGGGAAGCCGACGTGGGAGGCCTGGACCGGTCTGGGGCTGGACACGCACTCGGTCTTCGCCGACCCGCTGTTCGTGGACTCGGCGCACGACAACTACGACCTGAAGCCCGACTCCCCGGCGCTGAAGCTGGGGTTCGTGAAGCTGGATCTGTCGAGGGTACCGTACGAGAAGGAATAG
- a CDS encoding PIN domain-containing protein — translation MVITDASVWIDFFNGVDSPHVNALRALLQAGEAALGDLIVFEVLQGFRSDHGVRTALALFQNCHVMPMVSPDLAVQAACLYRSLRRKGITIRAANDALIAAAVIAGDHILLHSDRDFDHFERHLGLQVLHP, via the coding sequence GTGGTCATCACTGACGCCTCGGTCTGGATTGACTTCTTCAATGGGGTGGACAGCCCTCACGTCAACGCGCTCCGTGCCCTGCTGCAGGCCGGGGAGGCGGCACTGGGGGACTTGATCGTCTTCGAGGTGCTGCAGGGCTTCCGCTCTGACCACGGGGTGCGGACAGCACTTGCTCTCTTCCAGAACTGCCACGTCATGCCGATGGTGAGTCCCGACCTGGCCGTTCAGGCCGCCTGTCTCTACCGGTCGCTGCGCCGCAAAGGGATCACGATTCGCGCCGCGAATGATGCGCTCATCGCCGCGGCCGTCATCGCCGGCGACCACATCCTCCTCCACAGTGACCGCGACTTCGACCACTTCGAGCGCCACCTCGGGTTGCAGGTGCTGCACCCGTAG